TTGTAAGTCAGAAAACTGTATACTGTGTAACACACATGACAATTTGATAATTTTTCATAAAGAGGATATAGACTTTGACTCCTTCATGAACCATTTAAATCTGTTTGGACCACACACGATTGAACCTCTTCCAGAGGATTGGGGAACTAGCAGAGATGTCGTACAATTGAATATGTGTAATTTGGTCACGTGGTTTAGAGGTCTGATCCGATTGTCATGGTCCAAGTAGATCAGATTGCAGTTTATGTggttatcattttatatagaTATGACAGGAGTACCGTTCAACTCAAACGCCTAAACAATCAAACTGTGATCAGATCGATTTGGTATTTAGAGAGGAAAACCAGGTTGGCCAATAATCATTTGATGTGTGAGgtcactttgtgtgtgtgtgtaaccagTTGTCATTCTGGTACAATCAGATTGTCTTCTTTTATTCCAATGATCTGTACAGTTTGACCTTTAACATTTGCACCTATATTGTTCACTGACCCAGTCTGAATGCAAAGATCCAATATGATCAGTATATAACGTCTGTGGCCTGCATTAGGGACTGCTGTATCTACTGGGTATTAGTTTATTCTGTGTATATAGTGTACAATGGTCTCTAGGTTGTCTGACAACATAATTATTATGAATGAAAGAAAAACTAGTTAAGGTTCTTATTTTTGTCTTTAACCTCCCCTCCTCCAAGTAATTGAATGGTGGGGTCCCCAACGGTCCCTGAGCAGCTCATCCTGCCAGAGACGTTAATAGAGCCGTACAGATCTTAGTGTGGTGGTTTGGTAACGCCGGTTAGGTAGCTTCTGTGGCTCAGCGGCTACCACCCTGCCCTTATTTATCTATGTATCTGTCTCATGGCGTTGGGCCGTGGTGGATCGGCTCTTATCCGGCAGGGGGGAGTTAGTGGGAGGTCCCATGTATGTGACGTGCTTATTTTCTACAACTCGGGGAAGggttacaataaaacattttctataaTTCTTCTTTAAACCATTTTTAgatgaatattttttaaaacacaatgctTCCCAAATCACTGAGCCCTCCTGCACAGcatttttcatttctttattttctgtatatattttgtttcttttagcGCCTTGGGTGGTCCAGAAGCCGTCACTGCCGTGTACCCCTAATGAcggtactgtaatattattccCCCTATGATGCTCCTTTCTATATTACTATGCCTGTCCGTTTGTGTGGTTAGGATGGTACAGAAGAACACTGAGGCGTCCACCTTTCACCTTTTTAGATTTCAGGAACTGGTTTTTAGCTACTGAAAATTGTGGTAAACTCCCATTTCCTTTATTTCTCCTGATCTTTGGGATATGTTCCTCCTAGGGCAAGTGAAATAATGTTATCTACTGCTGCAGTGCTTATTACATTTACAAGAAGCAAAAACCGTTGCATGGAAAATATATGGTCATATTATTTCCACTTTGCTATTTTCTTCTGAAGCCATGGAGTCTTTCCTAACGATAAGTAAAGTACCGCCTGTAGAGTGAATCTCATCTTGCTTATACCTCTTGTAGGATGTTAAAGGACAACTGTCGCTGAATTGAAAATATAAGATCAGTTTCACAATTGGTAAGATTGAGATATTTCCTGTAGTGATAACGGTGCAGCAGTTTATACGGAGGTAGCTCCCATTACCCACTCAGCCAGTCCTGTCTGCACCTTCCAATGATGCCTTCGTTGGTTAAACGTCACTTAGCCCAGACACAGTGGTGCAGCCGCAGGGATCCTTCTGTCCTATGGCAAACTCTGAAAATAGAGCAGGTTCCTCTCCCATTGGGCTGATGTTTAGTGTGTCCATTGGGAATAACGTTTGCCATAAGGTGAATTGTTTCCTGTAGCGTCTCTAGTGTATGAATTAAGCCAGTCACTGTGCTGCGGTTTAGCGCACATCCACTGCCAAGATGCACCAACATTGGTCTCTGACTTCCTCGCCAACAGTGAGAGGGTCCCACTGACTTGTGAGATGTGAGCATGTAACGGACAGACCCCTCCTgccatggggaagggggtggtGAGGGAATGAGCAGTGGGAGGTAACTTTGTAAAAGTAtctgctttttgtttgttttcgaGTCTTATCTTCCCCATTTTTTCCCCCTTGATTTGGATTTTGAAAATCATTCCAGTTGTGATGCTGTTTTGAACTGCAAATTATCTTCTGTTTTATAGCCAATGATCTATGTCTGTGGTATCTCTGGCTGCTGCTGTGTTCTAGGTTTCCCTTATAGAGTAGTAACAACCTCGGGACCCTCACTAACTTGTCATGTTTACCCCACATTGGGGGCCGCAATGTCTATCGTTCTTTCCATTCTCACGCtcctccatctttcttttttagagGAAATCAGTACTCCAAAGAGACCCCCGAAGAACAGAGACTCTGCAGAGGATATACAGTAAGTGGTTACGTTACAGGGAAAAtctttttttcggtttttttcaTATTTCAGTTTATGAAAACATAGCGGAGTCTAGTTTGGATAGTGGCTCTATAATACAGAGGTGACATTATTACATCACTTCTTAATAGTGGTATTATTGCGGAAGTCCAGATTCTTTGTCACGCCGTGTGAGCATAATACACCTGTGCAAGAATGTGCAAATGTCATTCATTGTCGGTTACCGTAAAACTCCCCAAATTCTATCCTGTCCAAAATTtctgtgattttctttttttccctaaGACAAGCTGTAATCTTTTTGtttgcaaaaaaaggaaaaatgcacTTAGTTTTCTACTTTGCTATTTTTAACAGATACGTtgccaaatttattctgcaactATTAAAATTTATAGGGCTACCTTTATTAGAGGTTATGTTTATTACTAAATGTTAATAACTgggatatgtatttatttaacttttcattcgcactttttttgcatattttatttttttaaggcacTTAAGGCAGATTAATTTTCTAAATATGTTTACATGCAATATCATTGCTTTTTTAGTGATTGTTACCACGTGCTGTAACTGGAAGCCTCTCTGGATGTCAGGTTAATCATGAGGAGATACAGTAATAAGGCTCTAATGCCATTTTGCTAATTTGAGTGTATTGTATGTGGTATCCAAATTAAAAGATATTTATCTCAATATGCTTCCAACAATAGTACagtttgttattaaaaaaaaaaagaaaacagaaattttAGGAGGAAGGAATCAATTTGGGCAGTTTTTCAGTGACCGTCTGAGTTTTGCTTCACTGAATAATGAAAGTTTTTAAGTTTACATTGGGATATAACTGTAAAAGTCGCTCCTTATTTTGTTCTTTCTAGCCTATTCTATTTTATACACCTTTATCGcctttatttttcaatataacTACTAATGGGTACTTTTCACTGCCAAAGCTATCATCGAGCAGAAATGTCAGCTCAAATGCCTTGTGGTGTGGCAGCATGAATTCCCTGATGCCCAATAAATGTGGCGAATTGTACAGGTCAAATTGCTGGTGAGAGTAACTACTAGCTGAGGCAGCAGAGCCTGTACATGGTGGGAGAATGTGAGGGAGGGGCTCTGTATGTGGTCATTAATAAAGTTTTGCTGGATGCATTGTGAAAACATAAAAGTTAAGTGGActtattgttttaaatatttgcagATGTTTGTTACACCATTGATATATTTCCTAAATCTAAAATCTCTCTACATTTTCTTTGCAGGAAAAGAGAGATCCTGAAAACGATTATGCACATTTTGGAGTCCGTCCAGCTGAAATGGGAGCTCTTTCAAAGCTGGACAGACTTTTCGAGGTTGCACCTCTCTAACAAACTGGCCATTTTTGGCATTGGTTACAACACGCGGTGGAAAGAGGATATTCGATACCATTACGCAGAAATAAGCTCACAAGTTCCTCTGGGAAAACGCCTGCGCGAGTACTTCAATCCCGAGAAGCCGGAAGGGCGAGTCGTCATGACCAGAGTACAGAAGATGAATTGGAAAAATGTTTATTACAAGTTTTTGGAAATTACGATCAGTGAAGCTCGATGTCTGGAACTGCACATGGAGACTGATTGGATTCCTATAGCTCACTCCAAGCCTATTGGGGGGGACATCGTCCAGTACCTTTTACCTGGTGGTATTCCCAAATGTCCAGGTCTCTATGCTATTGGGTACGAAGACTTGAGGAATAAACCCATTGCTGATAACGCGGTTGTTGATTTAGTCAATGATGGGAATTGTGAAAGTCCTACAGCGCTTGCCTCGAAATCCAACACAATAACTCCTAAAATTAACTATTGCTACCTTGGAATTGCCGAGAGCATAACGTTACAGCAGTGCTTGTTTTTCCATTTTCAGTCCACCATAAAGAACCAAAGCAAAGAGTGGGCTAGCATCAACGGATTCTTAGCGCAGAACTGCAAGGTGGAGCCTGGGGTATCCCCTAAAACTATCTACATCAAGTTTGTTGAAGTGGAGAGAGATTTTCTTTCCGCCGGGTCTTTAGTAGAGTGCCTAGAAAAAGCCATTGGGTACCCGTTAAAGTTCAACAAATGAATCTTGTCCTTCATAAGGACTGTCAGACATCTTCCCATTGTTTTTCCGCCAGGGTTTGCTGTTGAactgtgaatgagtttttgtctatttgaaaaaaaaaaaaaaaatgcctgtcTGATATTTGGAAGAATTGTTTCTCCCCCGCTGTGTTTTTAAGATCTTGTCCTTGGCAAGCGGGGCTGTATGTTTGGGGGCAAATAGTGTTTTTATAAAAGAATTTTATTGTAGAGCCCTGATATGTATTGCTGTAAGTACATTCCACATTGGACAAAGCTTATACTTTCATTTTCAAagaaatattgtattattattattattttttattttttttcacgttTCATTTTTACATATCTATTTGTGTGTCGACATCAAGCCTAGCTAAGTAATGAATGATGACGTTCAGCCTTGAGACTGGAGAAGCTCGCCGTCATAGCCCAATTAGgtaataattgtaaataatttagATAAGTTTTTTACCCATtaagtgtttttaatatttccagCCAGTGTTGCCTGCAAAGACTTTGTTTCTGTGACGTACTGTATCCACTCTTAGCCGTCTTgccatatcctttttttttttttttttaatcattaaagTAAGTATTGAATTCTTTGTGTTATTTGGTAGTTGACATTCTCAAGGCATTACAGAAGATCCGTTCAGGAGATTGTTTAGACTAAAGCTTCTATCTTCCATGTGAAACCAATAATCTGAATTGTGCCACTTGACCTGGTCGTGTTATGGTCTAAACAGAAGCCCTTGTGAGTTGTATGAGTTATAAGCTGGAGTTTACGGTGAACTCCGAAACACCGACCTGGGGGTTTGGTTTCTGGTCACAGAGGATTACTGAAAGCTTCATGGCACCGTTTAGGTGTTACATGTGTGGGGTTTAACACGTTCCCAGTGCCTTTCTTTAAGTCCATAGATATTGCACCAATAATCACACACATTCTGTTGTGATGAGCAGAAAAACAGCTGATTATTGATCGTTCTGCTCGCTCCactttgcaaataaaatatgaattgtcAATGTCAGAGCCAATGAACTATTAAACGTATGAAGATATATTACTATTGATTCATGTAATACAGAAAAGCCTCTTACAACACGTATGTGCATAGAGTTTCCAAGCCCTTGATAAAACTGTTGTTCCCATGTTATATGGGGCTGCTGATTTTACTtgtcattatattattttactcCCGGTTGTTCCGTTAATTCGGTACAAACAGTTCTATCCAGAATAACTTTAGTTCTGATGGATTTTCCTTATATTTATGGATGTTTTTAAAATAAGCGatttttgtattttctgtttttagTGGTGACTGAGATACGATCACCTATAGTCAGGGGTCCGTACGGCTTCTGCACACAAACAGTTCAATTTCTATACAATTCTTACATGTCCTATTACCAACATAGAGGACGTCGTGTCTTCATCTTTCAATGTCACCTcttttgtatttcttatttttctCATTTTAAGGACAGTTTTTGCAATGTCCTGATTATTTCAGTGTTTGAGGTAGCTGCTAATAGTCTCTGTATTTAAATCTATTCCCCCTTTtcccctatatttttttttttattattattttttcttattcatGAAAGCAGTATACATTGTATATCTCATTTGTTCTGTCTGAGCTTAAATGCTGGGCCAATGCTTTTTAACTATGTCTTAATATTAAAACCAAGAAAGTTCTGAGGACGCAATGTTACATTACTCAAGTTTCAATATGTTGCGTGTCTGTCGCAACAGTTCTAGTCATTGACTTCATGGGTTGCTATGTAACCGAACCTTTACTGTAAGAGTTAATGTGTAAGATGTCATCAGAAATAAAGAGTGAACAATTTGTTATATGTACTCTAAATTTTCTGTCTGACCGAGAGAGCCTTATCTGCTGTTATCTACTACAGATACATAACCGCCATGGGTTGTGGTATAAGACACACTCCTAAAAGACTGAACCAGTGCAGAGAAGGTTTTCCTAGGTTAATCAATAGCCCAGGATTTCTTTAAAGGGTCTGTGCGCCCTCCCTTTGTAAAAGTGAGCATAGAATTTAATTATTGAAGCTGGCCGGCTGCGCTAAGAAGTAATTACAGGCTTCAGTTTTATGTCTGTTGTAATGTATCTATAGCTTCACAGCAGACCTCGGttttctgcatcttgtcagaGTATAGGACACTGATACACTGTAACTGGGGGATCGCACAGATGAAGTTATGTATACGCCCACTAGATGGCAGACTTGCTCATTCAATAGTTATATTGAAGTGTAGAGTTGTTCAGTGGTGAaaattattttcccttttttttatctgttttactCAGTTATGTGAGTTTATTCACACGATGCTGCAATTGTTTATAATAAGTCCTGTCCCATAAACTATTCTGCcttgtttaaattattttattgtacttttataTTTTCCAATACAGAACCCCACCACAACATCCCCCCCACCCTTACTTTTCTTGTTGCAGAGAGTGATGGTTTTGCCTAAGATGTCTGCAGTTGTCATTCACCTATTCCCCGGTGCAACATCCTGAACATCTGGGGATTCAGACTGCCTGTGTACTGTGTAATTCACCCCCCGTCATCTCTCCATTCACCTGACCTCTCCATTCAAACTGGCAGGACCATAAGAGATCTGCACTGCTAGTCCCTGACATTGGGCATGGtgccaggagggggggggggtgtatattttgtttttatacagtAGGAAAATGTGCAGATACTTTAAGAAGTTCCTGTCACTTGAAAAGTAAAGGAGATGGCTGGGGAATTTGtatgagaaaaataaatgtttatgtaatAACAGGACTTAACAAATATTAGCATTGGCCTGTAGGAATATTTAGGCAAGGGCTCGACCATGCATTTTACCTGTCGTATATGAAAATGTCAATTTGGCCTTTTGACGTGTCCTTCTTTATATAAACAATTGTCCCCTTTGTCCATACCTGGCTGCTCTACAACAGTCGGCTAGCTGTCAGTGATATCCAGATATTTCTATGAGGAGGGCTGGGTTTATCTTATAACTGCAGTGTTTGTAGACCAAATACTGttcaaagaaaaatatactacaGTACAGTTTATACTACAAAAGAAGCATCCGTGGGGCGACTTGGACAGCCCTGACCTAAATTCACATCTGTCCTCTGGGGGAGGAAGATGCTTTGCATTCATCAGATATAtttgctgtgtgtctgtgtcttattCGTGCCACCAATGTTTGTTATGAATTATGTCCAGTATTGGGGTAATAGGCACTCCCTCTACTTAGAGTATGGCACAAGGTACCAGCATAGTCTCCTCTTATCCCATGCAGACACTATGTGCCTTTTGCCTTTGGATATATAAAATTCCTTCCGTGTAGCTACCACTTTAATTGGCAGTTTGTTGCACAATCTGCGGAGTACAAATGTCTTAAGTTACTAATGACCTGAAACAGAAATGGGTTAATGGCCTGATCATGCTGAATATTAAATGTATGCAGAATGGATGGTAACGGTACACTACATTTCACATAATTGGGGGGAGGCTATTTTTGGAGGGCCTCAATGTTTAATAGAGTGAAGGGTGAGCTAGCTTCAGATATTCACCAGTGAGAGAGACCAACCTTAatcagtcctctgtaattaaccCTTTCTGTGGCTGTGTGTTCCTCGTGTCTTTCTGTGCGGGGGAAACTTCTGGTATTTGGACAAAATGAATGTTCATTATAGCCTGCAGAAACAGATATGGCATTGCTCCTTCGTGGTGTACCAcaattatgaattaaaattgCTGATATATTGTCACAGAGTCTCTGAACAGTCTAATGGCGTATTATctgtgtgccccatcacacacagCTGCAGACACTTCTGTTAGCACAGTGTCCTCATGAGATCTCATGCAGGAAATGTCAGTCATTTAAGCTGCGTTGACATCACtgtccctgtgtatgaatcccACCAAGCAGCACAATTTTTGCAGGGGCATCCTGATGATGTCTCTTTGTAACATGGCAATCTTCTAGCAAAGGATGAAACGGGAAATGATGCACTTATTTTGTTAAAAGGATAATCCAAACCAAAACTGACCTGGATACCATATCCCAACACCAAGTCCTAAAATGTTGATTACCTGGTGTCTGTTCAAGCTACTTGGTGGTTCCCCCAATATCTTGCATGCCCACGCTGCCTGTCTTTTTAAAGACCTGGTCCGTAATAGACTGGGTGCGATGTCTGCCGCACTCTTCTCGCTCCTACTGACTAGGGAGCATGTTatccatcatcctcatcatcagttatatagcgccactaattctgcagcactgtacagagaactcactcacatcagtctctgcctcattggagcttacaatataaatcccctaacatacacacacactgaccacAAGCTGCCAGCAAGAGAGAGCTGAGTTGGGGGGTGCAAAACGGAGGGAGACCCACCAAATATACTGTACACCGATCCCCAATAAGTAACATGTAGAGCCTGAATTGTCTGTATTAGGTGCAATTAATCCttttaagtataaacacttcagTATTTTAGGTAATAAATAGACCTTTAATTTAGAATTTTAGCTTTTCCCTTTAAGCGCGCAGCCAGGCGTTGCATATCCATAATCTGACTTTGTTTTCTTCACAACCAAATCACCTTTAAGGAACAGCCATGGGGGCTTATTATTTAGTTCAATCAACACTAAGTGCAATAGTGCAGATATTTTGTATAGTAAAATGACAATGCAGGATATTGTCAGTAATGCGGAGCAGCTACAGGAGCTGTATGATGTTGCCTCGTTGGCTGCAGAAAAACAGCTGTAATTGCTGGTGGTTCTGTCCTGTTGTTTATTTCCCGATAAAGACCTCAGTACTTCATTTCATACTGAATAATGCTGACTTTCAATAACCGTGAACACCCACTGCCAAACCTGGCTTCTCCAGATGTGAGAAAACAAGATAAGGTTAATTTAATCACCGTATAGCCAGTCTTCCTGGTTCTCACATTGAGGGGTATTCTACAGCTCAGCCCTGCCCCTGCTGTTAGTtattgtgggtctgattcattaaggcatgcaagaGTAATGTAAatagttttgggtttttttgtttgtttttttaaaacagataAATCAGACATACACATTTCTATATTCAACTAGGAGCAGACCTGAAGAATCCGGTGGTAGTCACTATAACAACTCTCTACATATCGACAGTACTTACCCCGACATAACACCGAAGAGCTCATTGCCAACAGACTGGTAACCGCTCGTATGACAGTGTGTCCCTTCACTGT
Above is a genomic segment from Mixophyes fleayi isolate aMixFle1 chromosome 11, aMixFle1.hap1, whole genome shotgun sequence containing:
- the MSANTD2 gene encoding myb/SANT-like DNA-binding domain-containing protein 2 isoform X4, translating into MAAPCNSELPSEASSCLKIPKSEVLSPPSPGLSDGNRSMSNPSTPSRSSPLNAGVTGGAAPPGLSGASPSVSFSTACRGMSWTPAETNALIAVWGNERLVEARYQQLEGAGTIFGTKAPGPAMYDRVSRALSELGYERTPSQCRERMKTLRRCYSRVKERGVGKRKSSYTFEQLERVFGQGGWDTQPCQPVLINSSGLYQEMESDGSTMEDYSQEDWGNHSQEIQGFPGEDLEEISTPKRPPKNRDSAEDIQKREILKTIMHILESVQLKWELFQSWTDFSRLHLSNKLAIFGIGYNTRWKEDIRYHYAEISSQVPLGKRLREYFNPEKPEGRVVMTRVQKMNWKNVYYKFLEITISEARCLELHMETDWIPIAHSKPIGGDIVQYLLPGGIPKCPGLYAIGYEDLRNKPIADNAVVDLVNDGNCESPTALASKSNTITPKINYCYLGIAESITLQQCLFFHFQSTIKNQSKEWASINGFLAQNCKVEPGVSPKTIYIKFVEVERDFLSAGSLVECLEKAIGYPLKFNK
- the MSANTD2 gene encoding myb/SANT-like DNA-binding domain-containing protein 2 isoform X1, giving the protein MAAPCNSELPSEASSCLKIPKSEVLSPPSPGLSDGNRSMSNPSTPSRSSPLNAGVTGGAAPPGLSGASPSVSFSTACRGMSWTPAETNALIAVWGNERLVEARYQQLEGAGTIFGTKAPGPAMYDRVSRALSELGYERTPSQCRERMKTLRRCYSRVKERGVGKRKSSYTFEQLERVFGQGGWDTQPCQPVLINSSGLYQEMESDGSTMEDYSQEDWGNHSQEIQGFPGEDLGVEKSNISYLAPVPYPNAGELRTRAELQAGVFPGGNEAVEEIGKRSEEPAPWVVQKPSLPCTPNDEEISTPKRPPKNRDSAEDIQKREILKTIMHILESVQLKWELFQSWTDFSRLHLSNKLAIFGIGYNTRWKEDIRYHYAEISSQVPLGKRLREYFNPEKPEGRVVMTRVQKMNWKNVYYKFLEITISEARCLELHMETDWIPIAHSKPIGGDIVQYLLPGGIPKCPGLYAIGYEDLRNKPIADNAVVDLVNDGNCESPTALASKSNTITPKINYCYLGIAESITLQQCLFFHFQSTIKNQSKEWASINGFLAQNCKVEPGVSPKTIYIKFVEVERDFLSAGSLVECLEKAIGYPLKFNK
- the MSANTD2 gene encoding myb/SANT-like DNA-binding domain-containing protein 2 isoform X3 produces the protein MAAPCNSELPSEASSCLKIPKSEVLSPPSPGLSDGNRSMSNPSTPSRSSPLNAGVTGGAAPPGLSGASPSVSFSTACRGMSWTPAETNALIAVWGNERLVEARYQQLEGAGTIFGTKAPGPAMYDRVSRALSELGYERTPSQCRERMKTLRRCYSRVKERGVGKRKSSYTFEQLERVFGQGGWDTQPCQPVLINSSGLYQEMESDGSTMEDYSQEDWGNHSQEIQGFPGEDLAPWVVQKPSLPCTPNDEEISTPKRPPKNRDSAEDIQKREILKTIMHILESVQLKWELFQSWTDFSRLHLSNKLAIFGIGYNTRWKEDIRYHYAEISSQVPLGKRLREYFNPEKPEGRVVMTRVQKMNWKNVYYKFLEITISEARCLELHMETDWIPIAHSKPIGGDIVQYLLPGGIPKCPGLYAIGYEDLRNKPIADNAVVDLVNDGNCESPTALASKSNTITPKINYCYLGIAESITLQQCLFFHFQSTIKNQSKEWASINGFLAQNCKVEPGVSPKTIYIKFVEVERDFLSAGSLVECLEKAIGYPLKFNK
- the MSANTD2 gene encoding myb/SANT-like DNA-binding domain-containing protein 2 isoform X2; translation: MAAPCNSELPSEASSCLKIPKSEVLSPPSPGLSDGNRSMSNPSTPSRSSPLNAGVTGGAAPPGLSGASPSVSFSTACRGMSWTPAETNALIAVWGNERLVEARYQQLEGAGTIFGTKAPGPAMYDRVSRALSELGYERTPSQCRERMKTLRRCYSRVKERGVGKRKSSYTFEQLERVFGQGGWDTQPCQPVLINSSGLYQEMESDGSTMEDYSQEDWGNHSQEIQGFPGEDLGVEKSNISYLAPVPYPNAGELRTRAELQAGVFPGGNEAVEEIGKRSEEPEEISTPKRPPKNRDSAEDIQKREILKTIMHILESVQLKWELFQSWTDFSRLHLSNKLAIFGIGYNTRWKEDIRYHYAEISSQVPLGKRLREYFNPEKPEGRVVMTRVQKMNWKNVYYKFLEITISEARCLELHMETDWIPIAHSKPIGGDIVQYLLPGGIPKCPGLYAIGYEDLRNKPIADNAVVDLVNDGNCESPTALASKSNTITPKINYCYLGIAESITLQQCLFFHFQSTIKNQSKEWASINGFLAQNCKVEPGVSPKTIYIKFVEVERDFLSAGSLVECLEKAIGYPLKFNK